The region GCCCCCCGGACCCCCTCTTCCCGCATCCCCAGATAGAATTCCTGGACATCCTCGTTCTCCCGGAGGCGCTCGGTGGTATCGTCCATGACAATACGGCCCACTTCCAGAATATATCCATGCCGGGCTACGGAAAGGGCCATGCGGGCATTCTGCTCGACCAATAATATAGTCGTCCCGTCTTCGGCATTGATGCGTTTAATGATGCCGAATAATTCTTTAACCATAAAAGGGGCCAGCCCCAAAGAAGGCTCATCCAGAAGCAGGAGCTTGGGGCGGGAGGCCAAGGCCCGGCCGATTACCAGCATTTGTTGTTCCCCGCCGCTCAAGGTATAGGCCAGGCGGTCTTTCCGTTGCTCCAGGATGGGGAAATAACCAAAAATCCTTTGGATGTCTTTTTCAATCTCCTTGTGGTCCTTACGAATAAAAGCGCCCATCATCAAATTTTTATAAACCGAAAGATCGGGGAAGACTTCCCGCCCCTCGGGAACCTGGGATATACCTTTTTTGACGATTTCTTCCGGCTCCAGGCCCTGGATCTCCTTTTCCTCAAAGAGCACCTTTCCTTTATCCGGTTCGATCAGACCGGAGATGGTCCTGAGGATGGTGGTTTTCCCGGCCCCATTAGCCCCCAGTATGGTGACCATGGACCCTTTTTCCATTTTAAAGGAAATGCCTTTGGCCACACTGACCGGCCCATAGGAGACTTCGATATTTCTTAATTCCAGGATGGGCATAGTATTTTAACAACACTCCGTCTGAAAATAGTTCTCTCACATTTTATTGTTGCGGGTACGGCAGTTCGTTGCTGGTTGCTGGTTAAAACGAGTAACCAGAAACAAGTAACGGG is a window of Deltaproteobacteria bacterium DNA encoding:
- a CDS encoding ABC transporter ATP-binding protein codes for the protein MPILELRNIEVSYGPVSVAKGISFKMEKGSMVTILGANGAGKTTILRTISGLIEPDKGKVLFEEKEIQGLEPEEIVKKGISQVPEGREVFPDLSVYKNLMMGAFIRKDHKEIEKDIQRIFGYFPILEQRKDRLAYTLSGGEQQMLVIGRALASRPKLLLLDEPSLGLAPFMVKELFGIIKRINAEDGTTILLVEQNARMALSVARHGYILEVGRIVMDDTTERLRENEDVQEFYLGMREEGVRGARRWKKKKQWR